The following are encoded in a window of Panicum virgatum strain AP13 chromosome 5N, P.virgatum_v5, whole genome shotgun sequence genomic DNA:
- the LOC120676070 gene encoding cytochrome P450 71A1-like, with protein sequence MDDVSPFAALLFVALLSLLLLFSRKGKGGGSPSSGDGRRLPPSPPGLPLLGHLPLLGSLPHRKLQAMAAKHGPVMLLHMGRVPTVVASSAAAAQEVMKTHDLAFASRPRVRMAERLLSDYDMAFAPYGELWRQSRRVSVLHLLSQRRVRSFRHIREQEAAAMAGRVRRAAAAVNLNAVFISYTNGVISRAVFGDDGSYELDGGEKLAKLFSDFEELLGMATLGEFVPWLAWVDTLMGLEAKAKRTSEAMGALLERVIADHRRRRRGRRREGDSHRDFVDVLLDVNEAEEHAGAGAGGGVPFDNEAIKAMILLMFTAATDTTYTTMVWAMAELINHPHEMRRVQDEIRAAVGGGDHVAEEHLEKLRYLKHVIKETLRLHAPLPLLLPHATTEDTQLLGYRVPARTRVIVNAWAIARDPAAWERADEFVPERFAGDDLTTDYMMSAQDFRFVPFGGGRRGCPGVGFAVPSMELALASLLYHFDWELPAGGPSKLEMDEMNGLSVRLKATLHLVAKPWSP encoded by the exons ATGGACGACGTCTCGCCGTTTGCTGCCCTGCTTTTCGTTGCTCTCCTCtccctgctcctcctcttcAGCAGGAAGGGGAAGGGTGGTGGTTCTCCGTCCAGCGGGGATGGCCGGCGACTgcctccatcgccgccggggCTTCCCCTCCTCGGCCACCTGCCCCTTCTTGGCTCCCTACCGCATCGTAAGCTCCAAGCGATGGCCGCCAAGCACGGCCCGGTCATGCTCCTGCACATGGGCCGCGTGCCCACCGTGGTGGCctcctcggcggccgcggcgcaggAGGTCATGAAGACCCACGACCTGGCCTTCGCGAGCCGCCCAAGGGTGCGCATGGCGGAGCGCCTCCTCTCCGACTACGACATGGCCTTCGCCCCCTACGGCGAGCTCTGGCGCCAGTCGCGCCGCGTCAGCGTGCTCCACCTCCTCAGCCAGCGCCGCGTCCGCTCCTTCCGGCACATCCGGGAgcaggaggccgccgccatggccgggcgcgtccgccgcgctgccgccgccgtgaaCCTCAACGCCGTCTTCATCTCCTACACCAACGGCGTCATCTCCCGAGCCGTGTTCGGCGACGACGGGAGCTacgagctcgacggcggcgagaagcTCGCGAAGCTGTTCAGCGACTTCGAGGAGCTGCTCGGGATGGCGACCCTGGGGGAGTTCGTGCCGTGGCTGGCGTGGGTCGACACGCTCATGGGGCTGGAGGCCAAGGCGAAGCGCACGTCCGAGGCGATGGGCGCCTTGCTGGAGCGGGTCATCGCCGATCACCGGCGGAggcgccgtggccgccggcggGAGGGAGACAGCCACCGGGACTTTGTGGACGTGCTGCTGGACGTGAACGAAGCGGAGgagcacgccggcgccggcgccggcggtggagtCCCGTTTGACAACGAAGCCATCAAGGCCATGATCCTG CTCATgttcaccgccgccaccgacaCGACCTACACCACGATGGTatgggccatggcggagctcatCAACCACCCGCACGAGATGCGCCGGGTCCAGGACGAGATCCGcgcggccgtcggcggcggcgaccacgtCGCCGAGGAGCACCTGGAGAAGCTGCGCTACCTCAAGCACGTGATCAAGGAGACGCTCCGGCTgcacgcgccgctgccgctgctgctgccccacGCGACGACGGAGGACACCCAGCTGCTCGGCTACCGTGTTCCGGCGCGCACCCGGGTCATCGTGAACGCCTGGGCCATCGCGCGCGACCCCGCCGCGTGGGAGCGCGCGGACGAGTTCGTGCCGGAGCGGTTCGCCGGCGACGACCTGACGACGGACTACATGATGTCCGCGCAGGACTTCAGGTTCGTGCCgttcggcggcgggaggcgaggGTGCCCCGGGGTCGGGTTCGCCGTGCCGTCCATGGAGCTGgcgctggcgagcctgctctaCCACTTCGACTGGGAGCTGCCGGCCGGCGGGCCGTCCAAGCTGGAGATGGACGAGATGAACGGGCTGTCCGTGCGGCTCAAGGCGACGCTGCATTTGGTTGCTAAGCCATGGTCTCCCTGA